A stretch of Kaistella flava (ex Peng et al. 2021) DNA encodes these proteins:
- a CDS encoding diphthine--ammonia ligase gives MKKAVFNWSGGKDSALALQKVLEEKEFEVIALLTTMNEETAKSSMHSIPLEILERQAESIGIPLYAVTSSTMLKNYEEKMSEAVQHFKEQGVKHFIFGDIFLSDVKAYRESKLNPLGIEVVEPLWEKTSQEVIYDFLRSGIKSKIIVTQADLLDETYIGKDLDQNLINSFPENIDVCGENGEYHTLSYAGGLFKKEVEFSISETIKTSFDFTLDTGEQKTFEYWQAEISL, from the coding sequence ATGAAAAAAGCAGTATTCAACTGGAGTGGCGGAAAAGATTCTGCTTTAGCACTTCAGAAAGTTCTGGAAGAAAAGGAATTTGAAGTCATTGCTTTACTGACCACGATGAACGAAGAAACCGCAAAATCTTCCATGCATTCTATTCCTTTGGAAATATTAGAAAGACAGGCAGAAAGTATTGGCATCCCTTTATACGCGGTCACATCTTCTACAATGTTGAAAAATTACGAGGAGAAAATGAGTGAAGCGGTTCAGCATTTTAAAGAACAAGGCGTGAAGCATTTTATTTTTGGTGACATCTTTTTGTCCGACGTAAAGGCATATCGGGAAAGCAAACTGAATCCTTTGGGAATTGAAGTTGTAGAACCGCTCTGGGAAAAAACCTCTCAGGAAGTTATCTATGATTTTTTAAGATCAGGAATTAAATCAAAAATCATTGTTACGCAAGCCGATCTATTAGATGAAACTTATATTGGAAAAGATTTAGACCAAAATTTAATCAACTCATTTCCTGAGAATATCGATGTTTGCGGAGAAAATGGTGAGTATCATACTTTATCTTACGCCGGCGGTTTATTTAAGAAAGAAGTTGAGTTTTCAATTTCGGAAACCATTAAAACTTCCTTTGATTTTACTTTAGATACGGGAGAACAAAAGACTTTTGAATATTGGCAGGCTGAAATTTCTCTGTAA